A genomic window from Desulfovibrio porci includes:
- a CDS encoding FAD-dependent oxidoreductase, which produces MPEKILIVGGVALGPKAASRCMRLMPDAEVTLVDENVYISYGGCGIPYYVSGEIQNLDDLRSTPYHTVRDPEFFRAMKGFTVRNQTRALTIDRAAKTLLVKDVVSGKEEKLPYDKLVLATGASPRVPPVEGKDLNNVLSLTRLEAADAIRSACQEGKVSEAVIVGGGFIGLEAAVALADMWGVKVSVVEMMDQILPGVLSHSLAKMAAHDCESHKVNVYTSEKVLKLEGKDGAVSKVVTDKRELPAQLVIFAAGFVPNGQLAKDAGLEVASFGAVVVDEHMRTSDPAIYAGGDCVCIKNIITGKPGYLPLGSMANRQGRVIGTNLAGGDATFPGYVGAWAVKLFELSFCGAGLTVERARKEGYDAIGVSVEQLDRAHFYPEKNMMSLELVVDKPTRRVLGIQGACSAGDALKARVDAVASVLQYAKPTVEDISNLEISYAPPFASAMDVVNVVANVADNVLAGRFKPVTGDEFMELWKKRNQNHIFFIDARPAKAGQAVQAEHPEWHSIPLEEIAARVNEVPRDRPVALICNTGLRAYDSLLVLARNGITDVVNSTGGMQAVAKMGLKP; this is translated from the coding sequence ATGCCTGAAAAAATTCTCATTGTGGGCGGCGTGGCCCTGGGTCCCAAAGCCGCCTCCCGCTGCATGCGGCTGATGCCCGACGCCGAAGTGACCCTTGTGGACGAAAACGTCTACATTTCCTACGGCGGTTGCGGCATCCCCTACTATGTTTCCGGCGAAATCCAGAATCTGGACGACCTGCGCTCCACGCCCTACCACACCGTGCGCGACCCCGAATTTTTCCGCGCCATGAAGGGCTTCACCGTGCGCAACCAGACCCGCGCCCTGACCATTGACCGCGCGGCCAAGACCCTGCTGGTCAAGGACGTGGTCAGCGGCAAGGAGGAAAAGCTGCCTTACGACAAGCTGGTGCTGGCCACGGGCGCGAGTCCGCGCGTGCCGCCGGTGGAGGGCAAGGACCTCAACAACGTGCTTTCGCTCACCCGCCTGGAGGCCGCCGACGCCATCCGCTCGGCCTGCCAGGAAGGCAAGGTCAGCGAGGCCGTCATCGTGGGCGGCGGCTTCATCGGTCTGGAGGCCGCCGTGGCCCTGGCCGACATGTGGGGCGTCAAGGTCAGCGTGGTGGAAATGATGGACCAGATCCTGCCGGGCGTGCTCTCCCACTCCCTGGCGAAGATGGCCGCCCATGACTGCGAAAGCCACAAGGTGAACGTCTACACTTCCGAAAAAGTGCTCAAGCTGGAAGGCAAGGACGGCGCGGTGAGCAAGGTGGTCACGGACAAGCGCGAACTGCCCGCCCAACTCGTGATTTTTGCCGCCGGTTTCGTCCCCAACGGGCAATTGGCCAAGGACGCGGGCCTGGAAGTGGCCTCCTTCGGCGCGGTGGTGGTGGACGAGCACATGCGCACGTCCGACCCGGCCATCTACGCGGGCGGCGACTGCGTGTGCATCAAAAATATCATCACCGGCAAGCCGGGCTATCTGCCCCTGGGCAGCATGGCCAACCGCCAGGGCCGCGTCATCGGCACCAATCTGGCGGGCGGCGACGCCACCTTCCCCGGCTATGTGGGCGCCTGGGCGGTGAAACTTTTCGAGCTGTCCTTCTGCGGCGCGGGCCTTACCGTGGAACGCGCCCGCAAGGAAGGCTACGACGCCATCGGCGTCAGCGTGGAGCAGCTGGACCGCGCCCACTTCTATCCCGAAAAGAACATGATGAGCCTGGAACTGGTGGTGGACAAGCCCACCCGCCGTGTGCTGGGCATCCAAGGAGCCTGCTCGGCGGGCGACGCCCTCAAGGCTCGCGTGGACGCCGTGGCCAGCGTGCTGCAATACGCCAAGCCCACGGTGGAGGACATCTCCAACCTGGAAATTTCCTACGCGCCGCCCTTCGCCTCGGCCATGGACGTGGTCAACGTGGTGGCCAACGTGGCGGACAACGTGCTGGCCGGGCGCTTCAAACCCGTGACCGGCGACGAATTCATGGAGTTGTGGAAAAAACGCAACCAGAACCACATTTTCTTTATCGACGCCCGCCCGGCCAAGGCCGGTCAGGCCGTTCAGGCCGAGCATCCGGAATGGCACTCCATTCCGCTGGAGGAAATCGCGGCCAGGGTCAACGAAGTGCCCAGAGACCGGCCCGTGGCCCTCATCTGCAATACTGGCCTGCGCGCCTATGACAGCCTGCTGGTCCTGGCCCGCAACGGCATCACCGACGTGGTCAATTCCACGGGCGGCATGCAGGCCGTGGCCAAGATGGGTCTGAAACCGTAA